GGCACGGAGATGGTGATGCCGGGCGACAACATCGCGCTGGAGATCACGCTGCACACCCCGGTGGCCATGGAGAAGGGCCTGCGCTTCGCCATCCGCGAGGGCGGACGCACCGTCGGCGCCGGTACCATCTCCGAGATCATCAAGTAAGCCGGTCTCAACGTATTCATTACCTGATCAGCGGCGGCCTTGCGGTCGCCGCTGATTTCATCAAACCGGGAGCTTTCTTTCTCCCCAGGTTTAGTGGATAATAGTGGAGGATGAGCGTGGCCTGACCGCTCCTCTCTTCCGAACTACAACTCAGGATTCTGGTTGCAGGGACCATAACCCCTGCGTTGCGGCGTGTCGGACGGATTTCTCGCAAGAGACAAAGCCTGACAATCTGCTTGCCAGCCGAAGTGGCTGGCCACGTTAGAAGGAGAACACGACTATGCGCGAGATCATCACACTCCAGTGCCCGGAGTGCAAGAACCGGAACTACTCAACCACGAAGAACAAGAAGACAACCACGGGCCGTTTGGAGTTCTCGAAGTTCTGCAATACCTGCCGCAAGCACACGGACCACAAAGAGACGAAGTAAGAGTTAGCCGTAACCCCGGCCTTGCCGGAGCCAAGAGCTAGCAGCTTTACCGGGGGAGTAAGCTCAACGGTTAAACTGTCGGTCTCCAAAACCGAACTTCTCGGTTCGAATCCGAGCTCCCCCGCCAGTTTTGCCCAGCCTTGGATGGTGGGCGCAGAACCAGCAGTACGACGAAGACTTTGAGGCGGCACTATGGCCAAGACATTAGCGGTAGCGGAACAGTCCAGCACGAGCGTGCAGCAGTTGAAGGGGCAGCCTGCCCGGATCATCAGTTTTCTGAAGGACGTGCGCAGCGAGATGCGCAAGGTGATCACGCCGTCGCGCTCTGAGGTTCAGTCGACGACGACCGTGGTGATCGTGACCGTCTTCATCTTCGCGGCGTTCTTCTGGGTGGTTGATAGCATCATCGGACGAGGCGTTCAGGCCGTGTTGCACGAGCTTACCCGGTAGACAAGCAGCAGAGGCGATCAGAAAGAAACACACACGATGCGTGAAGAAGGCAGAATCATGGCGGCAGAAGAGCAGAACCCGGAAGAGCACAAGCCTGAGGCGTCCAACGCCGGTGGCGAGCAGGCGCCGGCCGAGCAGCTGGCCCCACCGGTCAATGAGAGCTTCAAGTGGTACATCATCCACGCCTACTCGGGGTTCGAGCGCAAGGTGCGCGAGTCGCTTGAGAGCCGCATCGCCGCCTTCGGCCTGCAGAACAAGATCGGTCGCATCATGATCCCGACCGAGCCGGTCACCGAGGTTCGCAACGGCAAGAAGTACACGATTGAGCGGGTCTTCCTGCCGGGCTACGTCCTGGTGGAGATGGACCTCGACAACGACCTGTGGCACGTGATCAAGAACACGCCGCGCGTCACGGGCTTCCTTGGTACGGGCGACAATCCGGTTGCGCTCTCCGAGCAGGAGGTCAGCTCGATCCTCTTCCGCTCCGACGTCTCGAAGGACAAGCCAACGCTCAAGATCAAGTTCGACAAGGGCGAGCAGGTTCGCATCAACGAAGGACCATTCGCCAACTTCACCGGCGCGGTGGACGAGATCAACGAGGACAAGCAGACCCTCAAGGTCATGGTCAGCATCTTCGGCCGCTCCACGCCGGTTGAGATCGAGTTCTCGAAGGTGGACAAGATCGTCGAATAAGCA
The Edaphobacter bradus genome window above contains:
- a CDS encoding EF-Tu C-terminal domain-related protein produces the protein GTEMVMPGDNIALEITLHTPVAMEKGLRFAIREGGRTVGAGTISEIIK
- the rpmG gene encoding 50S ribosomal protein L33, giving the protein MREIITLQCPECKNRNYSTTKNKKTTTGRLEFSKFCNTCRKHTDHKETK
- the secE gene encoding preprotein translocase subunit SecE, with translation MAKTLAVAEQSSTSVQQLKGQPARIISFLKDVRSEMRKVITPSRSEVQSTTTVVIVTVFIFAAFFWVVDSIIGRGVQAVLHELTR
- the nusG gene encoding transcription termination/antitermination protein NusG, with amino-acid sequence MAAEEQNPEEHKPEASNAGGEQAPAEQLAPPVNESFKWYIIHAYSGFERKVRESLESRIAAFGLQNKIGRIMIPTEPVTEVRNGKKYTIERVFLPGYVLVEMDLDNDLWHVIKNTPRVTGFLGTGDNPVALSEQEVSSILFRSDVSKDKPTLKIKFDKGEQVRINEGPFANFTGAVDEINEDKQTLKVMVSIFGRSTPVEIEFSKVDKIVE